One window from the genome of Candidatus Chlorohelix allophototropha encodes:
- a CDS encoding PAS domain S-box protein yields the protein MNTNVLRDSCKVLIIEDSVEDRNIVKGYLNHDPNYIYHFEETDLGESGLELCLSWHPDLILLAYRLTDFTGVEFLKALTARLKALPCSIIIITGQGSEAVAAECIKLGAQDYLVKGTFTPESLQLSVQSSLKAYKRKVEESYFLATTILDSISDAFYALDREERFTYVNRKTEELWGMRREDLIGKKLGEIFPQLVTLSAYQYMHKALTEQIPVNFENYSDFIQQWVKVSVYPAGGGISVYFQDITAQKQAEQQMQRWHEELEKRVVERTAALTAEIEERKRAKAALSENEARYRSLYDNNLYGVILAKLDGTILTANSAVCQMLGYEEQEILALGRDGIVDRSAEQIQRDHEQLQLLGKVYRETVFIHKNGARLLCEDATSIYWDKNGQEQLCIVIHDIGARKHAEAAVRESEERYRFLAENSTDMISQLSPDRVFEYISPSCKKFTGYTPEEVIGHSFIEFSHPDDREYLLGLWANWREQDDNLLITCRNICKNGQYIWIEASVHFITEPDTGNLLSVIVIMRDVTERKEAEEALRDSDARLQAFMDNTPVMAWMMDVDGVLRFVNRSFCKLVGMEKEKVLGKTSYDLFPLEMAEQYTRDDRKVFETGETLEVQEHYLRTDGSVGYTLTNKFVLFQSSSQPLLGAVSIDLTVRKQAEEALRESEERYRFLAENSTDIISRLSPDRVFEYISPSCQKLTGYTPKELVGYPFTDYVHPDDLADILKLRTAWHGQSNELVTYRTRCKNGDYIWVEANTRYITEPHTGKLLNILAIGRDITERRKMEEALTTEKLKARNLESLGIFAGGIAHDFNNILTVILGNISFARTQFETPQALEQTLSEAEAASLKASALASQLLTFSRGGAPLKEKARLNTIILDTVQFVTRGTTIKCNFKVLSDLWTVEVDRDQLSQVLQNLALNSMQAMPKGGNLNIEAINVRLAENEALNLKPGNYVYITFQDEGIGIKPEDLPRIFDPYFTTKALGSGLGLAIAYSIINKHEGTITVESTWNHGTKVNIYLPAVENEKVVQPPQLPPPLPRSSFNGRVLLMDDEILLLRVSAKALTRMGFDVALAENGQEALAKYSEAWDNQLPYELVILDLTIPGGMGGLETFEKLRELNPQVKAIVSSGYSNDPILANYGDYGFAGVLKKPYNLAMLEEVVRQLSG from the coding sequence ATGAATACTAATGTTTTGCGCGACTCCTGCAAAGTACTTATCATCGAGGACTCTGTTGAAGATAGAAACATCGTAAAGGGCTATTTAAACCACGACCCCAACTATATCTACCACTTTGAAGAAACTGATTTGGGAGAATCCGGGCTTGAACTGTGCCTTTCATGGCATCCCGACCTTATTCTGCTGGCTTACCGTCTGACAGATTTTACCGGCGTAGAATTTCTTAAGGCTTTGACCGCGCGGCTGAAAGCGCTGCCCTGCTCAATAATTATAATCACCGGGCAAGGCAGTGAGGCTGTTGCCGCCGAATGTATAAAGTTGGGGGCGCAGGATTATCTGGTTAAAGGCACGTTTACTCCCGAAAGCCTCCAACTTTCGGTTCAGTCCAGCTTGAAAGCCTATAAGCGCAAGGTTGAAGAAAGTTACTTTTTGGCTACCACGATTCTTGATAGCATCAGCGATGCTTTCTATGCCCTTGATAGGGAAGAGCGTTTCACCTATGTCAACCGGAAAACAGAAGAACTTTGGGGTATGCGGCGGGAAGACCTAATAGGCAAAAAGCTAGGGGAAATATTCCCACAGTTGGTAACTTTATCGGCTTACCAATATATGCATAAAGCTTTAACCGAGCAAATTCCGGTTAATTTTGAAAACTATTCTGATTTTATTCAGCAGTGGGTAAAGGTCAGCGTTTATCCGGCAGGCGGCGGGATTTCGGTTTATTTCCAAGATATAACGGCGCAGAAACAAGCTGAACAACAAATGCAGCGCTGGCATGAAGAACTGGAAAAGCGGGTGGTGGAACGCACTGCCGCGTTGACAGCCGAGATTGAGGAACGAAAACGAGCAAAGGCAGCCCTCAGTGAGAACGAAGCGCGTTACCGCTCCCTTTATGACAACAATCTTTATGGCGTAATATTAGCAAAGCTGGATGGAACTATACTGACGGCTAATTCGGCGGTTTGCCAGATGTTGGGATACGAAGAGCAAGAAATCCTAGCCTTGGGTCGGGACGGTATTGTTGACCGGAGTGCGGAACAAATACAGCGCGACCATGAACAATTGCAGCTACTTGGTAAGGTTTACCGGGAAACCGTTTTCATTCATAAGAATGGCGCTAGGCTGTTGTGTGAGGATGCTACCAGTATTTACTGGGATAAAAATGGTCAGGAACAGCTTTGCATCGTAATCCACGACATCGGTGCGAGGAAACATGCGGAAGCAGCCGTACGCGAAAGCGAAGAACGTTATCGCTTCCTTGCCGAAAATAGCACCGACATGATCAGCCAACTGTCGCCTGATAGAGTTTTCGAGTATATCTCTCCGTCTTGCAAAAAGTTTACAGGTTATACGCCCGAGGAAGTAATTGGTCATTCTTTTATCGAATTTAGCCACCCTGACGACCGAGAATATCTTTTAGGACTCTGGGCAAACTGGCGCGAGCAAGACGATAATTTATTAATAACCTGCCGCAACATCTGTAAAAACGGTCAATATATCTGGATAGAAGCCAGCGTTCATTTCATAACTGAACCGGATACCGGCAACCTGCTTAGTGTCATAGTTATAATGCGTGATGTAACCGAGCGGAAAGAGGCGGAAGAAGCCTTGCGCGATAGTGATGCGCGCTTGCAGGCTTTTATGGACAATACTCCGGTAATGGCATGGATGATGGACGTGGATGGTGTCCTGCGCTTTGTCAACCGGAGTTTCTGCAAACTGGTCGGGATGGAAAAAGAAAAGGTTCTGGGCAAGACCTCTTACGACTTATTCCCGCTAGAAATGGCTGAGCAGTATACAAGGGACGATCGGAAAGTGTTCGAAACCGGTGAAACCCTCGAAGTGCAGGAACACTACCTTAGAACAGATGGCTCGGTGGGTTACACGTTGACAAATAAATTTGTTCTTTTTCAATCCTCTTCACAACCCTTGCTTGGAGCTGTGTCAATTGACCTCACGGTGAGGAAACAGGCGGAAGAAGCCCTACGCGAAAGCGAAGAACGTTATCGCTTCCTTGCCGAAAATAGCACCGACATAATTAGTCGATTGTCGCCTGACAGAGTTTTCGAGTATATCTCTCCGTCTTGCCAAAAGCTTACAGGTTATACGCCGAAAGAATTAGTGGGTTATCCCTTCACCGATTATGTTCACCCTGATGACCTAGCCGATATACTAAAGCTACGAACAGCTTGGCATGGTCAAAGCAACGAATTAGTGACCTATCGCACCCGCTGCAAAAACGGTGACTATATCTGGGTAGAAGCCAACACCCGTTATATAACTGAACCGCATACCGGAAAGTTACTTAATATTCTCGCTATCGGGCGTGATATAACAGAGCGGCGGAAAATGGAAGAGGCATTGACCACCGAAAAGCTAAAGGCTAGAAACCTAGAGTCGTTGGGTATCTTTGCCGGTGGTATAGCCCACGATTTTAACAATATCCTGACCGTCATTCTGGGTAATATCTCTTTTGCCAGAACCCAATTTGAAACCCCCCAAGCCTTAGAACAAACCCTGTCCGAAGCCGAAGCCGCTTCCTTAAAAGCCTCGGCGCTGGCTTCTCAACTGCTGACTTTTTCAAGGGGAGGTGCGCCACTAAAAGAGAAAGCCCGCTTGAATACAATTATCCTTGATACGGTTCAGTTTGTAACCCGTGGCACTACTATTAAATGCAATTTCAAGGTGCTATCTGACCTGTGGACGGTGGAAGTTGACCGGGATCAACTCAGTCAAGTGCTTCAAAATCTAGCTTTAAACTCTATGCAAGCGATGCCTAAAGGTGGAAATCTAAACATAGAAGCCATCAATGTCAGGCTGGCTGAAAACGAAGCGCTGAACTTGAAACCCGGTAACTATGTTTATATAACCTTTCAGGATGAGGGAATCGGCATTAAGCCGGAAGATTTACCCCGGATATTTGACCCTTATTTCACTACCAAAGCGTTGGGAAGTGGCTTGGGTCTGGCGATAGCTTATTCCATCATAAACAAGCACGAAGGCACTATAACCGTAGAAAGTACGTGGAATCACGGTACGAAGGTGAACATTTATCTGCCCGCCGTGGAAAATGAGAAGGTAGTACAACCGCCACAGTTGCCACCACCATTGCCCCGCTCGTCTTTCAATGGGCGAGTGTTGCTGATGGACGATGAAATACTGCTGCTGCGGGTGTCCGCAAAAGCACTGACACGGATGGGGTTCGATGTAGCATTAGCCGAGAACGGGCAAGAGGCGCTTGCTAAATACTCGGAAGCGTGGGATAACCAGTTGCCCTATGAGTTGGTGATATTGGATTTAACCATACCGGGCGGAATGGGTGGTCTGGAAACTTTTGAGAAATTGCGGGAATTGAACCCTCAGGTAAAAGCGATAGTTTCAAGCGGGTATTCAAATGACCCGATTTTGGCAAATTACGGGGACTATGGTTTTGCGGGTGTACTTAAAAAACCCTACAATTTAGCAATGCTGGAGGAAGTAGTAAGGCAGCTCAGCGGGTAG
- a CDS encoding aldo/keto reductase, whose amino-acid sequence MSGFSTRTLGKTGLKVSPLGIGGGSGISSEDVLYAFERGVNYFFFSSDLHHHSYRNSAEALRKLCQKGSAVRDKVVLATVSYINNPEKLIGILIDQFIELEIDYIDVFHWGWVNEKDASAELFKSVQDLKEEGDFNRFFREQFGVMEEVNQELLNRGLVRYVGASFHSRVLARQWMSELDVLMLRYNLAHLGVEVGIFPLLPQDKTQRPGTVVFNVGHEGQRLISMPPPGLSPDSYVPSLPDCYRYALTNPSVDVVLTGVQNRTQLDEALAAMEKGALSPTECEQLRDYGAQWRSAYSATTYGSKLLRFVGAEVR is encoded by the coding sequence ATGAGTGGCTTTAGCACCAGAACTCTTGGCAAAACAGGCTTGAAGGTTAGCCCACTAGGCATCGGAGGTGGTAGCGGAATCAGCTCAGAAGATGTGCTATACGCCTTTGAGCGTGGCGTAAACTATTTCTTCTTCTCTTCAGATTTACACCATCACAGCTACCGTAATTCCGCAGAAGCACTTCGGAAATTATGCCAAAAGGGTTCAGCAGTACGCGACAAGGTGGTGCTGGCAACCGTTTCCTATATCAACAACCCCGAAAAGCTGATTGGGATATTGATTGATCAGTTCATCGAGTTGGAAATTGACTATATTGATGTGTTTCACTGGGGTTGGGTGAACGAAAAAGATGCTTCCGCAGAGCTTTTCAAATCGGTGCAAGACTTGAAAGAAGAGGGTGATTTTAATCGGTTCTTCCGTGAGCAATTTGGCGTAATGGAAGAAGTGAATCAAGAATTGCTTAACCGAGGGTTAGTGCGTTATGTGGGTGCGTCTTTTCACTCACGAGTGCTGGCGCGCCAGTGGATGAGTGAACTGGATGTGCTAATGCTACGCTATAATTTGGCACATTTAGGGGTAGAAGTTGGCATTTTCCCGCTGCTGCCGCAAGATAAAACCCAACGCCCCGGTACGGTGGTTTTTAACGTAGGGCATGAAGGGCAACGGCTAATTAGCATGCCTCCTCCGGGGTTATCGCCGGATTCATACGTGCCAAGTTTGCCGGATTGCTACCGCTATGCTCTTACCAACCCTAGTGTAGATGTAGTCCTAACCGGTGTACAGAACCGAACGCAACTTGACGAAGCCCTCGCCGCAATGGAAAAAGGGGCGTTAAGCCCAACTGAGTGCGAACAACTACGCGATTATGGAGCGCAATGGCGCAGCGCTTATAGCGCTACCACTTACGGATCAAAATTGTTACGCTTTGTGGGTGCAGAAGTCCGATAG
- the lanM gene encoding type 2 lanthipeptide synthetase LanM: MIQNEPTQLKKRYRDEMFEIVERACPLHARTEAEYSTVETPPEAVEELMERWAKLACGGDREALSRRWRWNGKSEAEIRRNLSGVAFQRSQMLPQWAELLQEVLESAPFFKTIDELRFIDPANPAPFEELFVPFIALGRREVARLSGEAYQLLTNEAHACLERALLVRLCNLAGQTLILEFQNFRTSRQPLLLFATPTALQHTSKYYHEFVESLLTGKFVAFFQEYSVLARLLATTLQFWIEATAEFLSRLSADWAEIQKDFANGQETGAVIKLVAGLSDPHQHGRSAIKLRFTSGLELFYKPRPVRMEKSFNDFLSWLNTKGANPAFKVVKVLDQIEYGWMELVPHLPCADTSAVERYYKRLGMLLCVLYALEATDCHYENVIACGEYPVLVDAETLLNPRVIDFFAATRPYDPALQAQLDLLENTVLRTAFMPFKFEQQSDSYDFGALAQITEKEVEVKVRRWEHINTDGMKLYIENGRMTPGANVPLLEGSYHDVKSYSGAFVEGFREGYRLISELKPELLNPSGVLAEFKNQPVRIIFRSTKVYGFILSKLTHPRYLRTGLERSLEIEALGHAFLLTETCPPLWHLLDEEIQAMEQDDIPFFLTTSDSRDFAITLTLSVSNCFEDSGFNQVCKRIEQFSPHDLQKQLEVIHNSLRDYLQSNPEGVTSLK; this comes from the coding sequence GTGATACAGAACGAACCGACGCAACTTAAAAAGCGTTATCGCGATGAGATGTTTGAAATAGTAGAAAGAGCCTGCCCGCTACATGCGCGAACAGAGGCAGAGTATAGCACGGTGGAAACGCCACCGGAAGCAGTGGAAGAATTAATGGAGCGGTGGGCAAAACTAGCTTGTGGCGGAGATCGAGAAGCTTTGTCGCGGCGTTGGCGCTGGAATGGTAAAAGTGAAGCTGAGATTCGCCGCAACCTAAGTGGTGTAGCGTTTCAGCGGAGTCAGATGCTGCCACAATGGGCTGAACTATTGCAGGAAGTGTTGGAAAGCGCCCCTTTTTTCAAGACCATTGATGAATTACGTTTTATAGACCCGGCAAACCCAGCACCATTTGAAGAATTGTTCGTACCCTTTATTGCGCTAGGTCGCCGGGAAGTAGCACGATTGAGCGGGGAGGCTTATCAGCTGCTGACAAACGAAGCGCATGCCTGTCTCGAACGCGCGTTGTTAGTTCGTTTGTGCAATCTGGCAGGGCAAACTCTGATTCTGGAATTTCAAAACTTCCGCACTTCCCGCCAACCTCTGTTATTATTTGCCACCCCAACCGCACTCCAGCACACCAGCAAATACTACCATGAGTTTGTAGAAAGCTTACTAACCGGAAAATTTGTGGCTTTCTTTCAAGAATATAGTGTGTTGGCGCGTCTGTTGGCAACCACCTTGCAATTCTGGATTGAAGCAACCGCCGAGTTTTTGAGCCGCCTCTCGGCTGATTGGGCGGAAATCCAAAAAGATTTTGCGAATGGACAGGAGACGGGCGCAGTTATAAAGCTGGTTGCAGGTTTATCCGATCCGCACCAACACGGGCGCAGCGCCATCAAACTAAGATTTACCAGTGGGTTGGAACTATTCTATAAACCTCGACCTGTACGCATGGAAAAGAGTTTTAACGACTTTCTGAGTTGGCTCAACACAAAAGGAGCTAACCCCGCTTTTAAAGTGGTAAAAGTGCTGGATCAAATCGAATACGGCTGGATGGAATTAGTACCACACCTACCATGTGCTGATACCTCAGCAGTAGAACGCTATTATAAACGGCTGGGAATGTTGTTGTGTGTGCTTTATGCACTGGAAGCCACCGATTGCCACTACGAGAACGTAATAGCTTGCGGTGAATACCCGGTGCTGGTAGATGCAGAAACACTACTGAACCCACGGGTTATCGATTTCTTTGCAGCGACCCGCCCCTACGACCCCGCCCTACAGGCGCAACTGGATTTATTAGAAAATACCGTGCTGCGAACCGCTTTTATGCCCTTCAAATTCGAGCAACAGTCCGATTCTTATGATTTCGGGGCGCTGGCGCAAATCACCGAAAAAGAAGTGGAAGTGAAGGTGCGACGTTGGGAGCATATCAATACAGACGGCATGAAACTCTACATCGAAAACGGGCGTATGACTCCCGGCGCAAATGTACCGCTGCTGGAAGGTAGCTATCATGACGTGAAAAGCTATAGTGGGGCTTTTGTAGAAGGCTTTCGGGAAGGCTACCGGCTTATTTCAGAGCTAAAGCCTGAACTGCTGAACCCTAGCGGAGTTTTAGCCGAATTCAAAAACCAGCCTGTCCGAATAATTTTCAGAAGTACCAAAGTGTACGGCTTTATCCTTAGCAAACTAACCCATCCGCGCTACTTACGCACCGGATTAGAACGCAGCCTTGAAATCGAGGCGCTTGGGCACGCCTTTCTCCTGACCGAAACTTGCCCACCGTTGTGGCATTTGCTAGATGAGGAAATACAGGCGATGGAGCAAGACGATATCCCATTCTTCCTAACAACGTCCGATAGCCGAGATTTCGCCATAACCCTTACACTATCGGTAAGTAATTGTTTTGAGGATTCCGGCTTTAATCAGGTGTGCAAGCGGATAGAACAATTCAGTCCACATGATTTGCAAAAGCAGCTTGAAGTTATTCATAATTCGCTCCGGGATTATCTACAGAGCAACCCGGAAGGCGTAACCTCGTTAAAGTAG
- a CDS encoding Nif11-like leader peptide family RiPP precursor, translating into MSQQAAAEFLEKVETDSELKNKVMTLGSGASVEDVLDVAAAAGYQFNTAELMAAGKLREEVSSSAPGGELSESDLDAVAGGAKGATIYISRNSVIISVW; encoded by the coding sequence ATGTCTCAACAAGCCGCCGCTGAATTTCTCGAAAAGGTAGAAACCGATTCCGAATTAAAAAACAAAGTAATGACCCTTGGTAGCGGAGCCTCAGTCGAGGACGTTCTTGATGTTGCTGCGGCAGCTGGTTACCAATTCAATACTGCTGAACTGATGGCAGCAGGTAAACTCAGGGAAGAAGTAAGCAGTAGCGCACCCGGTGGAGAATTGTCCGAAAGTGACCTAGATGCAGTAGCCGGTGGCGCTAAGGGCGCAACTATCTATATTTCTAGGAATTCAGTTATTATTAGTGTCTGGTAA
- a CDS encoding L-threonylcarbamoyladenylate synthase, with product MEGYTVNGQTVEYQTLITDSVDEAAERLRLGQTVIFPTETVYGLGADATNPAAVLEIYEAKQRPADNPLIVHIHDLAQVEELAHRVPAYAYKLMEHYFPGPLTILLHKQPVIPDITTAGSPLVCLRMPSLPISLEFLKACNLPVAAPSANISGRPSPTRWQDCLEDMDGRVGAILRGPEATHGLESTIVDCTGANPVLMRPGIITLEELAQLIPGITAHIPNKTIALPGMKYRHYAPRARVFMLEGGSQPPTDLLEPPVAYIGLEPPVFETDFQLILDSPIQYAHELFAFMRECDRKGMLQVYAQRLPEKGIGRALMNRLNKAAEAHL from the coding sequence ATGGAAGGATATACTGTGAATGGTCAAACGGTGGAGTATCAGACTTTAATAACGGATTCGGTGGATGAAGCGGCAGAGCGTTTGCGACTCGGTCAGACTGTTATTTTCCCTACCGAAACGGTATATGGGCTGGGCGCTGATGCGACTAACCCGGCAGCGGTATTGGAGATTTATGAAGCCAAGCAACGTCCTGCTGATAATCCGTTAATCGTACATATTCATGATTTAGCGCAGGTAGAGGAACTGGCGCATAGGGTGCCTGCCTACGCTTACAAGCTTATGGAGCATTATTTTCCCGGTCCCCTTACCATTCTACTTCACAAACAGCCCGTTATTCCTGATATTACGACAGCGGGTAGCCCCCTGGTATGTTTGCGCATGCCTTCCTTGCCGATATCGCTAGAGTTTCTCAAAGCCTGTAATTTGCCGGTAGCTGCGCCAAGCGCAAATATTTCAGGTCGTCCAAGTCCCACCCGCTGGCAGGATTGCTTGGAAGATATGGACGGTAGGGTAGGGGCTATTCTGCGCGGACCGGAAGCCACACATGGACTGGAGTCCACTATTGTGGATTGTACCGGGGCGAATCCTGTGTTGATGCGTCCTGGCATCATTACACTGGAAGAACTAGCACAACTTATACCGGGTATTACGGCGCATATCCCCAATAAGACAATAGCGTTACCGGGGATGAAATACCGTCACTATGCACCTCGCGCCCGTGTGTTTATGTTAGAGGGTGGTAGCCAGCCTCCCACCGATTTGCTAGAACCTCCGGTGGCATATATTGGGCTTGAACCGCCGGTTTTTGAAACCGACTTTCAGCTTATTCTTGATTCTCCGATTCAATATGCCCATGAGCTTTTTGCCTTTATGCGCGAATGCGATCGCAAGGGGATGCTTCAGGTTTACGCCCAACGTTTGCCGGAAAAAGGCATTGGGCGCGCGCTTATGAATCGGCTTAACAAAGCTGCCGAAGCGCACCTCTAG